In Brassica rapa cultivar Chiifu-401-42 chromosome A06, CAAS_Brap_v3.01, whole genome shotgun sequence, a single window of DNA contains:
- the LOC103874045 gene encoding peptidyl-prolyl cis-trans isomerase CYP65, whose protein sequence is MGKKQHSKDRMFITKTEWATEWGGAKSKENRTPFKSLPFYCCALTFLPFEDPVCTTDGSVFELTTIVPYIRKFGKHPVTGAPLKGDDLIPLVFHKNSEGEFHCPVLNKVFTEFTHIVAVKTTGNVFCYEAIKELNIKTKNWKELLTEEPFTRADLITIQNPNAVDSKITVEFDHVKNGLKLEDEELKKMNSDPAYNINASGDIKHMLADLGTDKAKEIALHGGGGNKARNERAAAIAAILESRSKIKESSKADEPKQTYSVVDAASASVHGRSASAAKAGSSDKTAARIAMHMSGDRAPINTKMVKSRYSSGAASRSFTSTAFTPVTENDFELIKVEKNPTKKGYVQFRTTHGDLNIELHCDIAPRACENFITLCERGYYNGVAFHRSIRNFMIQGGDPTGTGKGGESIWGKPFKDEPNSKQLHSGRGVVSMANSGPHTNGSQFFILYKSATHLNYKHTVFGGVVGGLSTLAAMESVPVDETDRPLEEIKIIEANVFVNPYTEPDEEEEEKEKAEKEKNEDKDIEKVGSWYSNPGSGTAEGGAGTGGVGKYLKAKSNAATKETSGATDSDIAATAVSKKRKTTSASGSTGFKDFSGW, encoded by the exons ATGGGGAAGAAGCAGCATAGCAAGGATCGAATGTTCATAACGAAGACGGAGTGGGCAACGGAATGGGGAGGCGCTAAATCCAAAGAGAATCGCACTCCTTTCAAGAGCCTTCCTTTCTACTGCTGCGC GCTTACGTTTCTGCCGTTCGAGGATCCTGTGTGTACAACCGACGGCAGCGTTTTCGAGCTAAC AACGATAGTGCCTTACATTAGGAAGTTCGGAAAGCATCCAGTTACAGGAGCGCCTTTGAAAGGAGATGATCTTATTCCTCTCGTCTTTCACAAGAACTCTGAag GAGAGTTTCATTGCCCTGTTCTCAACAAAGTCTTCACTGAGTTTACTCATATTGTTGCTGTTAAGACTACCGGAAACGTATTCTGCTAcgag gcTATCAAAGAGTTGAATATCAAAACCAAGAATTGGAAGGAGCTTTTGACTGAAGAGCCATTCACAAGAGCTGATCTTATAACTATTCAA AATCCTAATGCAGTTGACAGTAAAATAACGGTGGAATTTGATCACGTTAAAAACGGCCTGAAGCTTGAAGATGAAG aattgaagaagatgaactcAGACCCTGCGTATAATATAAACGCCTCTGGAGATATCAAGCATATGCTTGCAGATCTTGGAACTGACAAGGCCAAGGAGATTGCTCTACACGGTGGTGGTGGTAACAAGGCCCGTAATGAAAGAGCCGCTGCTATTGCTGCCATCCTAGAGTCAAGGTCGAAAATCAAAGAGAGTTCTAAAGCAGACGAACCGAAGCAGACCTACAGTGTTGTGGATGCTGCATCTGCTTCGGTTCATGGAAGAAGTGCTTCTGCAGCTAAAGCTGGGTCCAGTGATAAAACAGCTGCAAGAATAGCTATGCATATGTCTGGAGACAGAGCACCTATAAATACTAAAATG GTGAAGAGCCGTTATTCTTCAGGTGCTGCTTCTCGTTCTTTCACTTCCACTGCGTTTACACCTGTAACCGAAAACGATTTCGAATTAATCAAAGTCGAGAAGAACCCAACGAAGAAAGGGTATGTTCAGTTTCGCACAACGCATGGGGATTTGAACATTGAGCTCCACTGCGATATAGCTCCTAGAGCATGTGAGAATTTCATCACTCTTTGTGAACGAGGTTACTACAATGGAGTGGCCTTTCACAGAAGCATCAG GAACTTCATGATCCAAGGTGGCGACCCAACTGGCACAGGAAAAGGAGGTGAATCCATTTGGGGAAAGCCATTCAAAGACGAGCCTAACTCGAAGCAGCTTCACTCGGGAAGAGGCGTGGTTAGTATGGCTAATAGTGGTCCTCACACGAATGGTTCTCAGTTTTTCATCTTATACAAATCAGCAACCCATTTGAACTACAAGCACACAGTGTTTGGTGGAGTTGTTGGTGGTTTGTCAACACTAGCAGCAATGGAGAGTGTACCTGTAGATGAAACCGACCGTCCTCTT GAGGAGATTAAGATAATCGAGGCAAATGTGTTTGTAAATCCATACACAGAACctgatgaagaggaagaagagaaagagaaagctgAGAAGGAGAAGAACGAAGACAAAGACATT GAGAAGGTCGGGTCGTGGTACAGCAACCCAGGATCAGGTACAGCAGAAGGTGGAGCCGGTACTGGTGGCGTCGGGAAATACTTGAAAGCTAAGAGTAATGCAGCCACTAAGGAGACTAGTGGTGCCACAGACTCTGATATTGCAGCCACTGCAGTgtctaagaaaagaaaaacaacttCTGCTTCAGGCTCCACAGGGTTTAAAGATTTCTCTGGCTGGTAG
- the LOC103874044 gene encoding adenylyl-sulfate kinase 4, chloroplastic, with amino-acid sequence MDVAAVGRCAGRCYVSPAFGESRNLRLSSSDSRRLEHAGLKFGGKSQRRLSFFRRIMATDESISARPGETQQINGNIVWHSCPISKCDRQELINQKGCVIWITGLSGSGKSSLACALSRALYNRGKLSYILDGDNVRHGLNSDLSFKGEDRAENIRRVGEVARLFADAGIICIASLISPYRKERAACRALLPLGDFIEVFMDVPLHVCEARDPKGLYKRARAGEIKGFTGIDDPYEPPLDCEIVIQNNRDENSSSSLSEMAEIVVSYLDQNGYLKAS; translated from the exons ATGGATGTTGCGGCGGTGGGGAGATGTGCCGGAAGGTGCTATGTTTCTCCGGCGTTCGGAGAGTCGCGGAATCTGAGACTATCGTCGTCTGATTCCCGGAGATTGGAGCACGCCGGTTTGAAGTTTGGCGGGAAAAGTCAACGGAGACTGAGCTTCTTCCGTCGGATCATGGCGACAGACGAGTCGATTTCAGCGCGGCCAG GTGAAACGCAGCAAATCAACGGAAACATCGTCTGGCATTCTTGTCCCATCTCTAAATGCGATAGACAAGAACTGATTAACCAAAAGGGTTGTGTGATTTGGATTACTGGCTTAAGTGGCTCAG GGAAAAGTAGTCTGGCGTGTGCTCTTAGCCGAGCTCTGTACAATCGTGGAAAGCTCTCGTATATCCTTGATGGTGACAATGTTCGACATGGTTTAAACAGCGATCTTAGTTTCAAAGGAGAAGATCGAGCTGAAAACATTAGAAGAGTTGGTGAAGTGGCCAGATTGTTTGCAGATGCTGGAATCATCTGTATTGCTAGTCTCATCTCTCCTTACCGAAAGGAACGAGCTGCTTGTCGTGCATTGCTACCACTAGGAGATTTCATCGAG GTGTTCATGGATGTGCCACTCCACGTCTGTGAGGCTAGAGACCCAAAGGGCTTGTACAAGCGTGCACGCGCTGGGGAAATCAAAG GTTTCACAGGAATAGATGACCCTTATGAACCACCTTTGGATTGCGAG ATTGTGATACAAAACAACAGAGACGAGAATTCATCTTCATCTCTTTCAGAAATGGCAGAGATTGTTGTGTCCTACCTAGACCAGAATGGATACCTCAAGGCGTCGTAG
- the LOC103874042 gene encoding mitochondrial outer membrane protein porin 2, producing the protein MSKGPGLFSDIGKKAKDLLMRDYTSDHKFSISTYSASGVALTSTALKKGGVHAADVTTQYKYKNAVFDVKIDTDSTVLTTVTFTEILPSTKAIVSFKVPDNSSGKLEVQYFHDHAAVTATAALKQNPLIDITATLGTPVISFGAEAGYDTSSKTFTKYNAGISVTKPDACASIILGDKGDSIKASYLHHLDESKRSAAVGEVYRKFSTNENTITVGGLYAIDHSTSVKAKLNNHGTLGALLQHEVLPKSLVTVSSEIDTKALDRHPRFGLSLALKP; encoded by the exons ATGAGCAAAGGCCCAGGACTGTTCTCAGATATCGGCAAGAAAGCCAAAG ATCTGTTGATGAGAGACTACACCTCCGATCACAAATTCAGTATCTCCACTTACAGTGCCTCCGGCGTG GCACTTACGTCTACTGCTCTCAAGAAAGGAGGCGTGCATGCTGCTGATGTTACCACTCAATACAAGTACAAGAATGCTGTCTTCGATGTCAAAATCGACACTGATTCTACT GTTTTGACAACCGTCACATTCACTGAGATCCTCCCATCTACAAAAGCCATCGTCTCCTTCAAAGTCCCTGATAACAGTTCTGGCAAG CTCGAGGTCCAATACTTCCACGACCACGCAGCAGTTACTGCTACTGCAGCTTTGAAGCAGAACCCATTGATCGACATAACAGCCACTCTAGGTACACCTGTCATCTCATTTGGTGCTGAAGCTGGATACGACACTTCCTCCAAAACTTTCACCAAGTACAACGCCGGAATCAGTGTGACCAAACCAGATGCATGCGCTTCCATTATATT GGGAGACAAAGGAGACTCGATCAAAGCATCTTACCTTCATCACCTGGACGAATCCAAGAGAAGTGCAGCAGTTGGTGAGGTTTACAGGAAGTTCTCGACTAATGAAAACACGATAACTGTTGGTGGGTTATATGCGATTGATCACTCGACTTCGGTGAAAGCTAAGCTCAACAACCATGGCACGCTCGGTGCTCTTCTTCAGCATGAGGTCTTGCCCAAGTCACTTGTTACTGTTTCAAGTGAGATAGACACTAAGGCGCTAGACAGGCATCCAAGGTTTGGTCTTTCACTCGCTCTCAAACCTTGA
- the LOC103874048 gene encoding succinate dehydrogenase assembly factor 4, mitochondrial: MATNKIIRLIAPSRSASSRFMEPVSRFLSSGTPPPQSPSPSPNEDQVVKPDQKLQENLQMPKEEEDDEEGGGGGGEFFNKDTGEIGGPRGPEPTRYGDWEQRGRCSDF; encoded by the coding sequence ATGGCGACGAACAAAATCATCCGTCTGATCGCACCAAGCCGATCCGCCTCCTCTAGATTCATGGAGCCTGTATCACGCTTTCTAAGCTCCGGTACTCCTCCGCCGCAGTCACCATCACCGTCTCCGAATGAGGATCAGGTTGTGAAGCCAGATCAGAAACTTCAAGAGAATCTGCAGATGCCcaaggaagaggaagatgatgaagaaggaggaggaggaggtggagagtTTTTCAACAAAGATACGGGTGAGATCGGAGGGCCTAGAGGTCCTGAGCCGACTCGTTACGGCGATTGGGAACAACGTGGTCGATGCTCCGACTTCTGA
- the LOC103874049 gene encoding BTB/POZ and TAZ domain-containing protein 4, with protein sequence MVMACVDLQKATDSSSVPIPPPLPSKSDGQQKRYRNDVAPEHTCVPTATKDMWDRLFNDGYKANVVIYTDNGGIVYAHANIIGTASSVIKGMLKQAKKHGKWYTISIRGVPHEAVRVFIRFLYSSCYKKEEMNEYIMHLLLLSHAYVVPQLKRVCEWHLEHGLLTTENVIDVFQLALLCDFPRLSVISHRTIMKHFKELYATEAWTAMKKSHPFLEKELRDSVFIEENARKERIRKRNEERIYSQLYEAMEALVHICRDGCKTIGPHDKDLKPNHATCHYEACKGLESLIRHFAGCKLRVPGGCVHCKRMWQLLELHSRVCADSDQCRVPLCGNFKEKMEKQSKKDEVRWKLLVKNVLGSKKIGASPFFLPVTRSSSTMS encoded by the exons ATGGTGATGGCTTGTGTTGATCTTCAAAAAGCTACTGATTCTTCTTCTGTACCGATCCCTCCACCTCTTCCTTCAAAATCTGATGGTCAGCAAAAAAGATACCGCAACGATGTAGCTCCAGAGCACACCTGCGTTCCTACAGCAACAAAAGATATGTGGGATCGTCTTTTCAACGACGGATACAAAGCTAATGTTGTCATCTACACTGATAATGGCGGCATCGTCTATGCTCATGCCAACATCATT GGGACTGCTTCAAGTGTGATCAAAGGCATGTTGAAGCAAGCCAAAAAACATGGAAAGTGGTATACAATCTCGATCCGTGGCGTCCCTCATGAAGCTGTGCGAGTTTTCATTCGTTTCCTCTACTCTTCTTG cTATAAGAAAGAAGAGATGAATGAGTACATCATGCACTTGCTGCTTCTGTCTCACGCGTACGTGGTTCCTCAGCTGAAACGGGTCTGCGAATGGCATCTAGAACATGGTTTGCTCACCACTGAGAACGTAATCGACGTCTTCCAGCTTGCCCTGCTATGTGATTTCCCTCGGCTCAGCGTTATATCTCACCGTACGATCATGAAACACTTCAAGGAGCTTTACGCGACAGAAGCATGGACAGCTATGAAGAAAAGCCATCCCTTTCTCGAGAAAGAACTTAGAGACTCTGTCTTCATCGAAGAAAAT GCTCGGAAAGAGAGGATCAGAAAACGCAATGAAGAGAGGATATACTCGCAGCTATACGAAGCGATGGAGGCTCTTGTTCATATATGCCGAGACGGGTGCAAAACAATAGGACCGCACGATAAAGATTTGAAACCGAACCACGCCACGTGTCACTACGAAGCTTGCAAAGGGTTGGAATCGCTGATCAGGCATTTCGCTGGATGCAAGCTTAGGGTTCCGGGAGGTTGCGTGCATTGCAAGAGAATGTGGCAACTCCTTGAGTTGCATTCACGTGTTTGCGCTGATTCTGATCAGTGTCGAGTCCCGCTATGCGGTAACTTTAAGGAGAAGATGGAGAAACAGAGCAAGAAGGATGAGGTTAGATGGAAACTTCTGGTGAAGAATGTGTTAGGTTCTAAGAAA